A segment of the Streptococcus dysgalactiae subsp. dysgalactiae genome:
CAACGCAAAAAAGTATGCAACTTGGATTGTTTGAACTCAAAAAAACAGCCATCAATCACTCTGACGGCCATACTACAACAAATGTAACCCCAAAAGTTACTGGTAAGGGGCAACAATACTTTATCAACAAATTCCTTAATCAGGAATATCTACCAGTTTAAAAAGGAAACATTATGAAAATTACAGATGAACAATTAAACAAATATTTAGAAATCAGGACTGAGCTAGGAGAAGAAAACTTTGGATATCTTGGATTCGTGTTTGACAATATCATTCTGAAAAAGAAAGAAGAGTTAACCAAAGATGTAAAAATGGAAATTACTGACTTCTCTAAGTTTAGAGAGTACGCAAAAAAAACAACCCTATCGAATAAACGATAGGGCAATCAACTAGATGTCTCCACGCAAACGATTCATTCTAGTTTTGTGTGTGTCAATAATTTCAGATAAATTTTCAGGACTAAGAATTTCAGCAAGGGCATTCGCTAAATTTTCGGAATCTTGAACGTTGTTTTTATCTAAAATCGACTCAATTTTTGACTTAAGCATATAATCACCTCCCTTCGAGATGATTATAACAAAAAAAGTCCGACGGGAATCGGACTCTAAACAAACTTAATTTACTTAATTATACCACAAGGAGATAACTATGGACAATATCTTATTGAGCTTGTCCGACTGGATAAAAGAAACTATAGAAAAAACAGTTGATAGGTTAGTCCAAATGAAATTAGACGAACTCAGCGCTGAATTATGGACCAGAGAAAAAGTAGCAGAGAGGCTTGGCATGAGCCCCGGAACTTTTGACAAATACTACAGACACGACAAAAATTTTCCAAAGGAATTGCCAGCTGTCCGTTGGAAAAAAGCTGAAATTATTGCCTGGTTAAACAACAAATATTAAGACTTTTGGACGAGGTCGAGGAGAAACAACATGAACAAATTAGAATTATTTTTATTAGTAACAACTGTTGCTTTAGCAATTGTTGCAAGGATACAATATGAAGTCATCAAAAAACATAATTCGCCCGAAAATAAACGCAGAATTTTTAGGGAAGTGGCTGTGGAAAACAGTAAAGGATGGAGCGAGAAGCGTGCAAGAGAAGAGGTGGTCAGCTGATGCAGTACATTTTTCAGAACATTAACGGGTAGTTACACAGCTGTTAGCAATGAATTTATTCAAGATAAAGAACTTTTTAATAAGGAAAAAGGACTGCTGCTAACCATTTTGAGTAATGCAGACGAGTGGAGAGTCTATCCTGAAGAACTCGCTAGACGTTGTAAGGATAGCGAATCTGCAATCAGAAGCCAGTTGAAAGCGTTAGAGAATGCCAAGTATATCAGAACTTATAGAAAATCGTTTGGCGGGCGATATGGGACCGAAACCTACAGATTCTGTTCTGACAGAAAAATAAGCGACGAGGCGTTTAATGCTTTGAAGGCAGAACAGGACTTAGAACTAGAAAAAATTGCTAATACCTAATTTGCTAATGTGCAATTTGCTAATGTGCAATTTGCTAATCAACAAATTAGCCGACTAATAAATACTAACATTAAATAAATACTAAATAACAATAAATACTAACAGACAATAAGCATCATCATCAACAGCAGGAGGAGCTATGGACGAAAAAAGCTTTTTGAAAATTTCCAATTAACTTTTGGACGGATGATATCGCCATTTGAAATCGAAGATATTCAAAAGTGGATTCACGAAGATAACATGCCAATTGAAGTTGTCAACCTTGCCTTAAGAGAAGCGGTAGAAAACAACAAAATCAGCTGGAAGTATATCAACAAAATTTTAGTTGATTGGTATAAATCTGGAGATACGACAGTAGAAAAGGTCAAAGACAGGTTGCAACGGTTTGAAGATAGTAAAAAACAACGGAGTGTACCGACCTCGAACGTCCCTAGCTGGTCGAATCCAGACTACAAAGAACCAGATTTAAAAGAATTTGCACTAGGAAGCATAGACGGTATAGAAGATGGATCAGGAGATTTTTAATTTTTTTAACAAACAAATCAAAAAAGATTTTGGTAAAACGGCGAGTAAAGAGACTTTTGCTAAGTTTGCTAGTTACTGCGCCGAAGGAATCGAAAAAAATGGAGTTAAGCCAATTTTTAATTGGATAAACCTATACGCATTCGGCCTTGGAATAACAACGGCAGAAGCAGACCAATTGAGAATAGAGCGATATAAACAGGAGAATGCGTTATGACAAAACAACATAGAGAGACGCTTATCTGGTACCGAGCAAGTCATCAAGAGCGTGAGAAGCTGCTTGATTTTGGGCTAGTTGATAAATCACAGTACGTGACACTATTGCGGCAATTACGCAAGAAATATGCGATTTAGGAGGAAATATGACACCAGAAGAAGTAGAAAAAGTAAAATTAAGAGCTAAACAAGAACTTGAAACGTTCAGCATATACCTTGATCAGGCAGTTGATGAACTCGGTGGAATATTAACTTCGCAAGAAGTCTTTTTGGCAGCGGGTTTTACCTATCTTGGCGCAGGTCAAACAGACATACATGCGGCCGTCGAGGGGTTGTATGAGCAAGTTCGATGACTTTAAATTTAGCGAAGACTGGGAGAGTAACTACTTTGAGGTCCAAGTTTTGCTCGGTCAAGAGATAGACAAGTTACAAAATAGGGTCATAGCGCTAAGCCAGGAAAACAATAGATTAAAAGCCGAAAATTGGCAACTGAAACACAGAAAGAGGAAATGATATGAACATCAAAGAAAAAATTGTAGTGCTAAGAAAAACTAAAGACGGAAGTTTTTTAAAGAGTTTTAAAAATAGAGATGTAGTGCTTGCTTATAATGTGGAGTTTACAAATATCATTCAGGCGGCATCGTTCCTACCAGAAGAATCTTACAACATGCAAAAAGACGAAATTGATAACTTAGCCGAAACGTTTGGATGTGATGTTGTAGTTGTCGAAGCATCTTATGACCTAAAATTTATTGATGGTGAGGATGTTCCAGAGTTAACAAAAGAGCAAAAAGTTAAAAGCATGGTAAACGGAATGTTTGAGCAGGTTTTTGGAGGTGAATAGAGATGGCAAGTGAAATTGTAACAATTCAAAAAGATATCACTGATATCGTTAATTCAAAAATTAGTTCTTTACAAGATGAAGGTTTGGTAATTGCTCCAAACTATGCTCCAGCAAATGCTTTAAAATCAGCATTCTTTAAAATTTTAAAGACCAAAGACAGAAACAAGCGCCCCGCCCTTGAAGTTTGTACAAAGGATTCGATCGCTAATGCACTATTAGAAATGGTAACGCAAGGGTTATCACCAGCAAAAAACCAATGCTATTTCATAGTTTATGGGAACGAACTTCAACTCCAAAGATCTTACTTTGGGACAATGGCTGTTCTTCTCCAACAACAAAAAATTAAATCAATTAAACCAGAAGTTATCTACGAAGGTGATGAATTTGAACTTGAAATCGTAGATGGCGAAAAGAAATTTAAAAAACATTCAACACATTGGAAAAATCAAGATAATCCGATTGAAGGAGCTTATTGCATTATTGAAGATATTGATGGCAATAAAAAGCTAACGTTGATGACAAAAAAAGAAATCGATAAGTCCTGGTCGAAAACAAAAACAGGCGGCGGAACACAAAAAGAATTCCCTCAAGAGATGGCTAAGAAAACAGTTATCAATAGGGCTGCCAAGTTCTTTATCAACATCAGTGATGATAGTGACATTCTTGCGGATTCTATTAATAAGACTACTGCTGATGAATTTGTTGATGAACGCCAAGTCAAAGATGTCACCCCGCAAGAAACAAACAGTATAGACGACCTACTTGGTCACCAGAACGAAAATAAGGATGCTCCTAACAATTTAAAAGACGTAAGTGAAGATTTATATTCAGAGCCAGAAAAAACGCTCACAAACGAAAATAAGACGGTTTTAGAAGATACGTCTTATCCAGCTGATGAAATCCCTGATTTTGACCAAGAAACAGGGGAAATTAAAGCTAGCGAAGGCAACCTCTTTGATAACCTTGGGGACTTAATGCCATGACAGAACTAGATTTACTCGGAAAGGACTATTACAGCCGTGAATCAGCTATCAGGTACTGGTCTATTAGTCAGTACAAGCGCTTTAAAGAGTGCGAAGCAAGGGCGCTTGCTGAGTTACGAGGTGATTGGACAGATACCAGAGATAACACTGCGCTGCTCAATGGCAATTTGGTTCACTCTTACTTCGAGAGCAAAGAAGCTTATTCCGAATTTATTGAAGCCAATAAATCTTCGATGATTTCGACCAGAGGAACAACCAAAGGTCAGCTCAAAAAAGACTATTTAGTCGCAGAACAGATGATTGACGCTCTTAAAAATGACAGTAACTTCATGGCCATATACCAAGGAGAGAAGGAAGCAGCCATCACAGGATTTCTTGGCGAGGTTGAATTCAAGGGTAAAATCGACTGCCTGAATGTTGAACGTGGCTATTTTGTAGACATCAAAACAACAAAAGGGCCGATTGACGACACAATCTGGAATGGAGAAGAGCGTGTCAGATGGTTTGAGGCTTACGGATATATCTTGCAGATGGCTGCTTACAGAACCATGCTAGAAGCTAAATATAATAAACCGTTCGAGCCGATTATTTACGCGGTAACCAAGGAAACACCGCCAGATACAAGAGCCATCAGAATCCAAAATGTAGATGCTATGCAGATGGAATTAGATAGCCTAGCACAAAGTATTAAGCGATTAGATGACGTTAAAAAAGGCCTAGAAAAGCCTAAGCCTTGCGGAAAATGCGAATATTGCAGACAAAATAAATTGTCTGTAAGAGTAGAGATTTTTTAATAACCTATTGCAAAGTGAAGCTCGGCCTTTGCAGTACCAATATTTTCCGAGCGAGAAAGGAAAGTTGAAATATCGTCAAATTAACAGGATTGATGATATGAAGAATTGCTACACTCGTCCTTGCCAATGCTCACACACAATTTTAGGGCGAGTGTGGATTTTAAAAAGGTGAAAAATATGGAACAAATCAAAATTACAGGAACAGGAACAGCACTAATTTTAGATAGAGTAAACCGAATCTTTGCCATCTCTGGCGGTTTGACTATGCAATGGGATTTTATTAGTGATTTTAAAAAGATTGACGACGAACCGTCACTTGACGAAGATGGAGAACTATTCGAAGTAGCTTACGACCTTGTGCTCGAAGCTAAACCCAAAACTAAAATCAATCTAACATCATCATATTTTGCTAAAGAGCATAAGAAAGACACAGATGAAATCATAAAAGTATTCTCGTTTATCGAAGATAATAAGAAAAATATCTTTGAAACCCTTGGCATTCGTGGGGTGCTTGAATGAGCAATCTAGTATTATCGCTAGACATTTCAACATCTGGAACGGGTTGGGCCTTATTTAAAGGCTCAGACCTTATCCAGAGCGGTGTCTTAAAACACAAAAGTGACTCTTATTTCGAACGTGGTCGATATATGGCTAGCCAATTAAGGTTGATCCAGTCACGAGCACTAAAAAAATACGACTGTAGTTTTAGCACAATCGCAGTTGAAAAAAACTCAGTTATGGGACCTAACCAGCAATCCATGCTTAAAATCGGTATTGTAACTGGTATCATCTTAGGACGATTAATAGCTGATAATGTTGTGTTTGTCAATGTATCAACGTGGCGCAAGCACTGGAAATTTAGTTATAAGGATCGAAGCAAGAAGTCCATGAAATTACAGTCAAAAACAAAAGTGGAGCAAGAATTTAATAAATCGGTCAAAGATGACGAAGCGGATGCTATTTTGATTGGGTCATACTATGTCAATCAAGGTTATCTTGATGGATTGGAGACACATGACTACTACTAAAAAGCGTGTTGTGAGAGTTTACAACAAAGGCATTACAGCTACATACATGGTTTATGACAAAAATCTGTTTAAGGAGCATGAGTTTGTAACAAAAGTTGAAGCGAGGCAGTTTATTAGACGGCTAGAGTTAGCTAATGATAAGCGAGTGACAGAATATTATTTGAGAGAGGTAAAAGAATGATACCAAAATTTAGGGCATTTAATAAAAAGACCAAAAAGATGTATAGCATTGATGGCTTTAAAGCAAGTGAACGCAAAATATACAGATGCAGCTTCGCTGATGATGAGTTTCGCTCTGGTCGCTTAGAGACGTTTCATTTTGTCGAGGATAACCTTGACGATTATATTCTCATGCAATCCACAGGACTCAAAGACAAAAACGGTGTTGAGATTTTCGATGGAGATGTTGTCAATTTTATGGTGCCAAATCAAATGATTTCAGGAACTTATCAGATTAGACAAGCAAAATCAGGAGAGTGGAGACTTGATAACAGAGTCCAAGGAAGACCACTTTATATCTCTGGAAGTTACCACTGTGAAGTCGTCGGGAACGTATGGGAGGATGGCGATTTACTAGAAAGTGTGGAAGAATGAATAAGCGACAACGTAAAAAGAAAATATTGAATGGATTAGACAAAGAAGAAAGATATCATAGAACACACTGTCCTGTATGTGACGAAAAAATAGGAGTATTTGATAATTATTTCAATAGCTACGGTTTTTGTTCAGTTTCTTGCGGGTATGAATACTATGGACTTTAGTACATGTGAAAGATGAGGTGGAAGAATGACAAAAGAAGAATTAATTGAAGAAATAGAAGGTGAAATCAATGACATTGATCTTTTGATTGACGATTATCAATATGAAATTGACGAATTACAACGAGATATAGATGAATTAGATACTCGAAAAGATATTTTGGTTCGTAAATTACAGAACCTACTAGAAAGCGTGGAAGAATGACAGAAGAACAGATGATTGATTGCTTGCTTTATGAGTTAGCAAAAAAAGACAAAGCAATCGAGAAGAAAGACATCATTATCGCTGTACTGAAAGTCATGCTGTGTCTCGTGTTTGTTTTTGGCATCGCACTACAAAACCACCACAAACCGCAAATCACTGGTTTGCAGTCGCAATTACGCAGGACACAAAAGCAGCTTAAACGTGCTAGCGAGGATAGGGCTAGACAGACAAAGAGAATTGCGGAACTTACTGGGAATGGGGGATAAGGATGGACGATAACACAGCAGTTGTTTTGACACTGCTAATATTATTTTTACCGATTATTATTAGTAGTTTTAGAGATTAAGCGAGGAAATAAATGAACATTGAAGAAGCTATAGAGTATATTGAAGAAGCGATAAAGTATTTTGAAGATAAGAGAAAAGATTATATTGTACCGCCAAGTGTAATCCATGTATCAACAGCTGAGGTCATAAATATTTTAAAACAAATCAAGTTCGATAAACTAATGCCAGAAATTCCGCAGTTTGTGGCTGATTGGTATGAGGAACATAAAGATAATTTGGAATACAATTTATATTTATATCAAATGACAATCTATGATGAAAAAGTTGAAAAAGACGATTTCTATTATTGGATTCAAAAATCAAATAGTCCAATTCGTACTCTTATCAACATGCATCAATTCGGCTACACAGTAGAAAAAGAAAAGCTATACACTGTTGAAATTCCGAATCCAAACGACAAACAAATAGCTTTGAGACTTGAAAAATGGGTTGAAGGAAAAGTAAGAATTGTTACAACTCACTCATCTAATAATTTTACAGATGACATGCGTTTAACAGAACAAGAAATCCGCAAGGACTTTGATTGGGCGTTTAGATGGGCGGAAGAGGTGACGGAATGACTGAAGAATTAGGAGTGTTGGTTGACTATGATAAAACATCCTACTTTTTTAAGATGAACGACGATGGAAAACCATTGTATTGTAAAAGTTTCTTTAACGCCTACCAATGCACACGCAAAGAAGCAGAACAATTTCCACAGTTTGAGTGGGTGCCACTGACGGATTTATAACCCACGCAAGCGCTCAAGAGCCTGCAATGGCTCTGTGGGTTTACGTGCCAGGAACCACGTTAAAAGCGACTTAGAGACCTTTTATTTTTATCAGCCTTGCGAATTGTCAAAGGTTCGTAAGGTGTAGACCGAAATTAATTAAAAAAAGGATGTGATAAGAATCTCCTTAACCAAAAAACCAAATCTAACGCTGGTTATCGGTCACTAGCTATTATTCAAGGCGCTAATACTGACATCGTACGCCTGTGTCAAATAATTTTATCCATAAATCTAAAGCGATAATAGTCGTGATTCTGCAAGGCACTTAAAAACTGTTTCGAAGACAATGGCTCCGTGTGCCTGAGCTGGCTTATAAAAAAGGAAGAGAGGGCTTTTCTCCACAAAACAAAAAGACGTCCATGCAGAACGCCTCCAGAAATATTATCAACACTAATATTATACCACATCGGGGGCTTTCATGACGTTTTTTCCAGAGATTGATATCCAAAAAACAAAATCTAATGCCAAGCGTAAATTGAGAGAGTATCCACGCTGGCGGAGGATAGCTAATGACGTAGATACTCAAAAAGTTACAGCTACATACTCATTTGAGCCAAGGCAACCGCATGGAGTCCCTAGCAAGCCTGTTGAGAGACTAGCGCTTAATCGTGTATCGGCAGAACAGGAGCTGGATGCGATTGAGAGAGCGGTCAACGGGATATTCGACCCAGAGTATAGATTGATACTGATTGACAAGTATTTGCTCACATATCCAAAGACTGATTGTGATATTTATACAAAACTTGGTTACGAGAAAAGTCAGTACTACAACATGCTAGATAATGCTTTAATGTCTTTTTCTGAACTATACAAAGAGGGGATGTTGCTTGTCGAAAAAATGGAAAAAAGCTGGAATTAATATGGAATAATTATGTACATTCTATATAAATATTCATGTTATTATAGTACTATCAAAATAACAAGAAGAGATAACCATTTTACCAACTGACTATTTATTTAGTCGCCAACTTTAACTACGATCGAACTTGTTATTTTGTAGCCTGGTGGCGGTACAGCGAGTTGAGACGACAAATGGGTATGCAGGTTCGAATCCTGCCGTCTCAATACCAGCTATTTCCAAATTGGAAACAGTTGGAAAAGACAATCCCCCCATTCCTTTAAAGGCAGATACGTTCTGATATGGGGCTTTTTTAAGACTTAGCGGCGCCTCTTTACAATGCGTACCAGTGCTAAGTCGATTGATTAACCGCAAGTAAAACAAGGGTCGCAACCTTGCTTGTGGTTAGTAGGGACAACGGTTGTAAGTCGGTTCGATTCCGACTGTTCCTATAAAAGCGTGCCATGGCAATAAGGTTCGATTCCTTATTATGTTGATAGCTCAACATTGAGGCGTGGTGGTTCGAGTCCGCTCGCACGCTTACTTAGTCACTCATTGAGTGGCTTTTTATTTCCGAAAATTTCCGAAAGGAGGAACATATTTTGGCAAGAGCAAATAAGGCAAAAATGCTTGATGCTATTGAGTTTAAACTATTAAATCCAACAGCTAATCAAGCACAAGTCGCGGAAATAATCGGTATCACAGACAGGCAGCTACGAAATTGGGAAAATGACCCAGAAGATAAATCGGGTTGGAATAAATTAAACGATGAAATCGCAGAAAAAGCTTTTGGCAAATATGCTCTTTCTGCGATTGGAACGCTTGTTAATCTAAGCAAAAACGCAAAATCAGAAATAGTAAGACTACAAGCTTCTCAAGATATCCTTGACAGAGCAGGTTATAAACCGACAGACAAGCAAGAAATCAGTATAGACGAACCTATCGTGCTAGCGAATTCATGGGTGCAAGATAATGGTAGTTGATTTAGCTGATATTATCCCAATCGGCTTTAAACCTGTTGTTCAAGCAACGTGGAATCCTAAAATACTAAATATTGCATGTAAAGGCGGCCGCGGTTCTGGCAAATCATCTAACATCGCTTTTATTATCTCAAGACTAATAATACAGTATCCAGTCAATGCGGTTTGTATTCGTAAGACAGATAATACTCTGGAGCAGTCTGTTTATGAGCAAATCAAGTGGGCTATATCTGAGCAAGGGTTAGAGCGCTATTTTAAATTTAATAAGTCACCGTTAAGGATCACATATATCCCGAGAGGTAATTACATTGTATTCCGTGGCGCTCAAAATCCAGAGCGTATCAAATCACTTAAAGACAGTCGCTTCCCGTTTGCAATAGGGTGGATTGAGGAATTGGCGGAATTTAAAACAGAGGATGAAGTCAAGACTATCACCAACTCGCTTTTACGTGGAGAGTTAGGCGATGGTCTTTTTTATAAGTTTTTTTATACATACAATCCCCCGAAACGCAAGCAGTCTTGGGTTAACAAGAAATATGAGACACAATTTCAGCCGTCTAATACGTTCGTACACGCTTCGACGTATAAAGATAACCCTTTTATTGCCAAAGAGTTTATAGCCGAGGCGGAAGCCACGAGAGAGCGTTCGGAACGTCGTTATCGTTGGGAGTATTTAGGAGAGGCAATTGGTTCTGGTGTTGTGCCGTTTGATAACCTACGATTTGAGACAATACCAGACGAATTATACAGGTCGTTTGATAATATCCGTAACGCTGTCGACTTTGGTTACGCTACTGATCCATTAGCTTTCGTGCGTTGGCATTACGATAAAAAGCATAATGGGATTTATGCGATTGATGAGCTATACGGGCAAAAGATTAGTAACAGACAGTTAGCAAACTGGTTAAAAGATAAAGGGTACTCAAACGATGAGATATTTGCAGATGCAGCCGAACCTAAATCTATCGCAGAGTTGCGAAATGAATTTGGGATTAAGCGTATCAGAGGTGCCAAAAAAGGCCCTGACTCTGTAGAGTTTGGGGAGCGTTGGTTAGATGACCTAGATTTTATCTGCATCGACCCAAAACGGACACCAAATATCGCTCGAGAATTTGAAAACATCGACTATCAAGTCGATAGAGATGGCAACCCTAAACCTCGTTTAGAAGACAAGGATAACCATGCGATAGATGCGACAAGGTATGCTATGTCAGACGACATGAGAGCGACTAAAACCATCGTCAAAACATTTAAAGGAGGTATCTAGTGCCAGAATTATTTATTGTGCCATCGGATACAGAGATGACAAAAGATTTGTTAAACGAGCTAATCCAAAAACACAAGTCGTTTAACGCTGATTATTTAGTTTATAAGCAGCTGTACGAGGGTTCTCACGCTATTTTGCGACAAAAACCAAAAGAGCAATACAAACCTGATAATCGCTTGGTTGTTAATTTTGCAAAATACATCGTTGATACATTTAATGGCTATTTTATCGGCGTTCCAGTCCAAACGAGCCACGAGAATAAACAAGTCAGTAATTATTTAGAGTTGCTAGACGGATATAATGACCAAGACGACAACAATGCAGAGTTATCAAAGATTTGTAGTATTTACGGACACGGTTATGAGTTGGTTTTTAATGACGAGAATGCGGAGGTCGGAATTACTTATCTGACACCCCTTGAAGCATTTATTGTTTATGACGATTCCATTAGGCAAAAGCCGTTATTTGCTGTGCGATATTTTTATAATAAGGACGGCGTTTTGGAGGGGTCTTACTCAGATGCCAACAACATTACTTATTTTAAAGATGGCGAAAAAGGACTCGAAATTGGAGAGAGTGAACCTCATCCGTTTGATGGCGTGCCGATGATTGAGTACGTTGAAAACGAAGAGCGACAAAGCTTGCTAGCTAGTGTTGTGACATTGATTAATGCGTTTAATAAAGCTATCTCCGAAAAAGCCAATGACGTTGAGTATTTCGCAGACGCTTATCTTAAAATTTTGGGTGCTGAGCTAGATGACGAGACATTGAAGTCTCTTAGAGACACCCGCATTATCAATCTAAAAGATACTGATGCGCAGCAGTTAATTGTTGAGTTTTTACAAAAGCCAGATGCTGATGCAACGCAAGAGCATTTGCTCGACAGATTGGAAGACTTAATTTTTAGGACTGCTATGGTCGCCAATATCAGCGACGAATCGTTCGGTACAGCTAGCGGCATCGCTTTACGTTATCGTTTGCAAGCTATGGATAACTTAGCTAAGACAAAAGAGCGTAAGTTTATGAGCGGGATGAACCGCAGATATAAGCTTATTGCAAGCTATCCTACGTCTAAGATAGGACCTAAAGATTGGATTGGCATTAAGTATAAATTTACTCGCAATCTACCAGCAAATCTCTTAGAGGAGTCTCAAATTGCAGGCAATTTAGCGGGGATTGTCTCGGAAGAAACACAGGTCGGTGTGCTATCTATTGTGGAAAACCCGCAAAAAGAAATTGAAAAGAAAAACGGTGATAAGCCAACGTTAATCAGCCGACAAGCAGGAGGTCTAAATGGCCAAAACACCACAACAGTATTGGAATGAACGCCAGAA
Coding sequences within it:
- a CDS encoding helix-turn-helix transcriptional regulator, yielding MDNILLSLSDWIKETIEKTVDRLVQMKLDELSAELWTREKVAERLGMSPGTFDKYYRHDKNFPKELPAVRWKKAEIIAWLNNKY
- a CDS encoding transcriptional regulator, which encodes MLLTILSNADEWRVYPEELARRCKDSESAIRSQLKALENAKYIRTYRKSFGGRYGTETYRFCSDRKISDEAFNALKAEQDLELEKIANT
- a CDS encoding DnaD domain-containing protein — encoded protein: MNSRRSYGRKKLFENFQLTFGRMISPFEIEDIQKWIHEDNMPIEVVNLALREAVENNKISWKYINKILVDWYKSGDTTVEKVKDRLQRFEDSKKQRSVPTSNVPSWSNPDYKEPDLKEFALGSIDGIEDGSGDF
- a CDS encoding recombinase RecT, which encodes MASEIVTIQKDITDIVNSKISSLQDEGLVIAPNYAPANALKSAFFKILKTKDRNKRPALEVCTKDSIANALLEMVTQGLSPAKNQCYFIVYGNELQLQRSYFGTMAVLLQQQKIKSIKPEVIYEGDEFELEIVDGEKKFKKHSTHWKNQDNPIEGAYCIIEDIDGNKKLTLMTKKEIDKSWSKTKTGGGTQKEFPQEMAKKTVINRAAKFFINISDDSDILADSINKTTADEFVDERQVKDVTPQETNSIDDLLGHQNENKDAPNNLKDVSEDLYSEPEKTLTNENKTVLEDTSYPADEIPDFDQETGEIKASEGNLFDNLGDLMP
- a CDS encoding PD-(D/E)XK nuclease-like domain-containing protein, with translation MTELDLLGKDYYSRESAIRYWSISQYKRFKECEARALAELRGDWTDTRDNTALLNGNLVHSYFESKEAYSEFIEANKSSMISTRGTTKGQLKKDYLVAEQMIDALKNDSNFMAIYQGEKEAAITGFLGEVEFKGKIDCLNVERGYFVDIKTTKGPIDDTIWNGEERVRWFEAYGYILQMAAYRTMLEAKYNKPFEPIIYAVTKETPPDTRAIRIQNVDAMQMELDSLAQSIKRLDDVKKGLEKPKPCGKCEYCRQNKLSVRVEIF
- a CDS encoding RuvC family protein — encoded protein: MSNLVLSLDISTSGTGWALFKGSDLIQSGVLKHKSDSYFERGRYMASQLRLIQSRALKKYDCSFSTIAVEKNSVMGPNQQSMLKIGIVTGIILGRLIADNVVFVNVSTWRKHWKFSYKDRSKKSMKLQSKTKVEQEFNKSVKDDEADAILIGSYYVNQGYLDGLETHDYY
- a CDS encoding YopX family protein, which produces MIPKFRAFNKKTKKMYSIDGFKASERKIYRCSFADDEFRSGRLETFHFVEDNLDDYILMQSTGLKDKNGVEIFDGDVVNFMVPNQMISGTYQIRQAKSGEWRLDNRVQGRPLYISGSYHCEVVGNVWEDGDLLESVEE
- a CDS encoding DUF1642 domain-containing protein gives rise to the protein MNIEEAIEYIEEAIKYFEDKRKDYIVPPSVIHVSTAEVINILKQIKFDKLMPEIPQFVADWYEEHKDNLEYNLYLYQMTIYDEKVEKDDFYYWIQKSNSPIRTLINMHQFGYTVEKEKLYTVEIPNPNDKQIALRLEKWVEGKVRIVTTHSSNNFTDDMRLTEQEIRKDFDWAFRWAEEVTE
- a CDS encoding ArpU family phage packaging/lysis transcriptional regulator, whose amino-acid sequence is MTFFPEIDIQKTKSNAKRKLREYPRWRRIANDVDTQKVTATYSFEPRQPHGVPSKPVERLALNRVSAEQELDAIERAVNGIFDPEYRLILIDKYLLTYPKTDCDIYTKLGYEKSQYYNMLDNALMSFSELYKEGMLLVEKMEKSWN
- a CDS encoding PBSX family phage terminase large subunit, which gives rise to MVVDLADIIPIGFKPVVQATWNPKILNIACKGGRGSGKSSNIAFIISRLIIQYPVNAVCIRKTDNTLEQSVYEQIKWAISEQGLERYFKFNKSPLRITYIPRGNYIVFRGAQNPERIKSLKDSRFPFAIGWIEELAEFKTEDEVKTITNSLLRGELGDGLFYKFFYTYNPPKRKQSWVNKKYETQFQPSNTFVHASTYKDNPFIAKEFIAEAEATRERSERRYRWEYLGEAIGSGVVPFDNLRFETIPDELYRSFDNIRNAVDFGYATDPLAFVRWHYDKKHNGIYAIDELYGQKISNRQLANWLKDKGYSNDEIFADAAEPKSIAELRNEFGIKRIRGAKKGPDSVEFGERWLDDLDFICIDPKRTPNIAREFENIDYQVDRDGNPKPRLEDKDNHAIDATRYAMSDDMRATKTIVKTFKGGI
- a CDS encoding phage portal protein; amino-acid sequence: MPELFIVPSDTEMTKDLLNELIQKHKSFNADYLVYKQLYEGSHAILRQKPKEQYKPDNRLVVNFAKYIVDTFNGYFIGVPVQTSHENKQVSNYLELLDGYNDQDDNNAELSKICSIYGHGYELVFNDENAEVGITYLTPLEAFIVYDDSIRQKPLFAVRYFYNKDGVLEGSYSDANNITYFKDGEKGLEIGESEPHPFDGVPMIEYVENEERQSLLASVVTLINAFNKAISEKANDVEYFADAYLKILGAELDDETLKSLRDTRIINLKDTDAQQLIVEFLQKPDADATQEHLLDRLEDLIFRTAMVANISDESFGTASGIALRYRLQAMDNLAKTKERKFMSGMNRRYKLIASYPTSKIGPKDWIGIKYKFTRNLPANLLEESQIAGNLAGIVSEETQVGVLSIVENPQKEIEKKNGDKPTLISRQAGGLNGQNTTTVLE